The Actinomycetes bacterium genome includes a region encoding these proteins:
- a CDS encoding glucosyl-3-phosphoglycerate synthase codes for MRPDVARWLELRTSAAADWPFPRLLAAKGASTVSVVLPALDEATTVGPIVEAIRRDLVGGPHPLVDELVVMDSGSTDRTAEVAAAAGARVVLRGDVLPRLPVLPGKGEVLWRSLAATSGDLVVFVDADLEEFSSAYVRGLLGPLLTEPRVALVKAVYERPLREGGLVLPGGGRVTELVARPLLNLHWPELAGVVQPLAGEYAARRSLLEQLPFPTGYGVELGLLVDTFDRLGLDAIAQVDLGVRHHRHQDDAALGRMASEIWRTALARLDQQGRLRLRGPLGPTLAQFGRDGDRLVVTTYDVERPERPPMVSVPEYAATPVA; via the coding sequence ATGCGCCCCGACGTCGCGCGCTGGCTGGAGCTGCGCACCTCGGCAGCCGCCGACTGGCCGTTCCCCCGGCTGCTCGCGGCCAAGGGCGCATCCACGGTGAGCGTCGTGCTGCCGGCGCTGGACGAGGCGACGACGGTCGGGCCGATCGTCGAGGCGATCCGCCGCGACCTGGTCGGGGGGCCGCACCCGCTGGTCGACGAGCTCGTGGTCATGGACTCCGGCAGCACCGACCGCACCGCCGAGGTGGCCGCCGCCGCCGGGGCGCGGGTGGTGCTCCGGGGGGACGTGCTGCCGCGTCTGCCGGTGCTGCCCGGCAAGGGCGAGGTGCTGTGGCGGTCGCTGGCCGCGACGAGCGGCGACCTGGTCGTGTTCGTCGACGCCGACCTGGAGGAGTTCAGCTCGGCGTACGTGCGGGGTCTGCTCGGCCCGTTGCTCACCGAGCCTCGGGTGGCGCTGGTCAAGGCGGTCTACGAGCGGCCGCTGCGCGAGGGCGGGCTGGTGCTGCCCGGGGGCGGCCGGGTGACCGAGCTGGTCGCCCGCCCGCTGCTCAACCTGCACTGGCCCGAGCTGGCCGGGGTGGTGCAGCCGCTGGCCGGGGAGTACGCGGCCCGACGGTCGCTGCTGGAGCAGCTGCCGTTCCCCACCGGGTACGGCGTGGAGCTGGGGCTGCTGGTGGACACCTTCGACCGGCTCGGCCTGGACGCGATCGCCCAGGTCGACCTCGGGGTGCGCCACCACCGGCACCAGGACGACGCGGCGCTGGGCCGGATGGCCAGCGAGATCTGGCGGACGGCGCTGGCCCGGCTGGACCAGCAGGGCCGGCTGCGGCTGCGCGGGCCGCTGGGCCCGACGCTGGCCCAGTTCGGCCGCGACGGCGACCGGCTGGTCGTCACCACGTACGACGTCGAGCGTCCGGAGCGACCGCCCATGGTCAGCGTGCCCGAGTACGCGGCCACCCCCGTCGCATGA
- a CDS encoding cold-shock protein encodes MPQGTVKWFNAEKGYGFIAIDGGEDVFVHYSAIDMEGYKSLEEGDRVDFEVSQGQRGPQADGVHKV; translated from the coding sequence ATGCCGCAGGGCACAGTCAAGTGGTTCAACGCCGAGAAGGGCTACGGCTTCATCGCCATCGACGGCGGCGAGGACGTGTTCGTCCACTACAGCGCCATCGACATGGAGGGCTACAAGTCCCTCGAGGAGGGCGACCGGGTCGACTTCGAGGTCTCGCAGGGCCAGCGCGGACCGCAGGCGGACGGCGTCCACAAGGTCTGA
- a CDS encoding DUF5709 domain-containing protein — protein MGEGTWYLDPEAGPVEAEDDENYDEQFGPRDPTLPEGRLVEDDEGAHEDTTSESVAHLAQGDTRWLSAEESAVHVIDETDQLIAEAVEDDHLPEDPDDR, from the coding sequence ATGGGCGAGGGCACCTGGTATCTCGACCCGGAAGCTGGTCCCGTCGAGGCCGAGGACGACGAGAACTACGACGAGCAGTTCGGCCCCCGGGATCCGACCCTGCCGGAGGGCCGGCTGGTCGAGGACGACGAGGGGGCGCACGAGGACACCACCTCCGAGTCGGTCGCCCACCTGGCCCAGGGCGACACGCGGTGGCTGAGTGCGGAGGAGTCGGCGGTGCACGTGATCGACGAGACCGACCAGCTCATCGCCGAGGCGGTCGAGGACGACCACCTGCCGGAGGACCCGGACGACCGCTGA
- the acsA gene encoding acetate--CoA ligase produces the protein MSWETIHKTEKPVLAPLLADYEAVRATFSWAAERAALDGLPDGGLNAAHEAVDRHLHDGHADRVALRFLSGDGVDEELSYAELAERTTRFADLLARLGVREGDRVFGLLGRVPALYVALLGTLKRGAVFSPLFSAFGPEPVGQRLALGGGRVLVTTPSFYRRKVAPVRDQLPALEHVLLVGSGPGAADVPGGHDLAELLAQADPRRPLAATRPEDPMLLHFTSGTTGAPKGAVHVHDAVVAHHATARYVLDLHDEDVFWCTADPGWVTGTSYGVLAPLTCGVTCVVDEEEYDTDRWYRILEEQRVTVWYTAPTALRMLMKAGTEHARGHDLTALRHVASVGEPLNPEVVVWGQEAFGRPVHDTWWQTETGAIMIANYASAEIRPGSMGRPVPGIEAAIVARDVHGDPVTGPDGEPVMVTEPGADGELALHAPWPSLMRTYLNDDTRYRKAFIGSWYLTGDLARRDADGWFWFVGRGDDVIKSAGHLIGPFEVESALMEHPAVAEAGVIGVPDPMAGEVVKAFVALRPPYEPTDELRLELIGFARKRLGAAVAPREISFSQDLPKTRSGKIMRRLLKARELGLPEGDLSTLEGGPR, from the coding sequence ATGAGCTGGGAGACCATCCACAAGACCGAGAAGCCCGTGCTGGCTCCCCTGCTGGCCGACTACGAGGCGGTGCGGGCGACCTTCAGCTGGGCGGCCGAACGGGCCGCGCTCGACGGGCTCCCGGACGGCGGCCTGAACGCCGCCCACGAGGCCGTCGACCGGCACCTGCACGACGGCCACGCGGACCGGGTCGCGCTGCGGTTCCTCAGCGGGGACGGCGTCGACGAGGAGCTCAGCTACGCCGAGCTGGCCGAGCGGACCACCCGGTTCGCTGACCTGCTGGCCCGGCTCGGGGTGCGCGAGGGGGACCGCGTGTTCGGCCTGCTCGGCCGGGTCCCGGCGCTGTACGTCGCGCTGCTCGGCACCCTCAAGCGGGGCGCGGTGTTCTCCCCGCTGTTCAGCGCGTTCGGGCCGGAGCCGGTCGGGCAGCGGCTGGCCCTGGGCGGCGGCCGGGTGCTGGTGACCACGCCGTCGTTCTACCGGCGCAAGGTGGCCCCGGTCCGTGACCAGCTGCCCGCCCTGGAGCACGTGCTGCTCGTCGGCTCCGGGCCGGGGGCGGCCGACGTGCCGGGCGGGCACGACCTCGCGGAGCTGCTGGCCCAGGCCGACCCGCGGCGCCCGCTGGCGGCCACCCGCCCCGAGGACCCGATGCTGCTGCACTTCACCAGCGGCACCACGGGCGCCCCCAAGGGCGCCGTGCACGTGCACGACGCGGTGGTGGCCCACCACGCCACGGCCCGCTACGTGCTCGACCTGCACGACGAGGACGTGTTCTGGTGCACCGCCGACCCCGGCTGGGTCACCGGCACCTCCTACGGCGTGCTGGCGCCGCTGACCTGCGGGGTCACCTGTGTGGTCGACGAGGAGGAGTACGACACCGACCGCTGGTACCGGATCCTCGAGGAGCAGCGGGTCACCGTCTGGTACACCGCGCCCACCGCGCTGCGGATGCTCATGAAGGCCGGCACGGAGCACGCCCGCGGCCACGACCTCACCGCGCTGCGGCACGTGGCCAGCGTGGGCGAGCCGCTCAACCCCGAGGTGGTCGTGTGGGGGCAGGAGGCGTTCGGCCGGCCGGTGCACGACACCTGGTGGCAGACCGAGACCGGCGCCATCATGATCGCCAACTACGCCAGCGCGGAGATCCGGCCCGGGTCGATGGGCCGCCCGGTGCCCGGCATCGAGGCCGCCATCGTCGCCAGGGACGTGCACGGCGACCCGGTCACCGGGCCGGACGGCGAGCCGGTCATGGTCACCGAACCGGGCGCCGACGGAGAGCTGGCCCTGCACGCCCCGTGGCCGTCGCTCATGCGCACCTATCTCAACGACGACACCCGCTACCGCAAGGCGTTCATCGGCTCCTGGTACCTCACCGGCGACCTGGCCCGCCGCGACGCCGACGGCTGGTTCTGGTTCGTCGGCCGTGGCGACGACGTCATCAAGTCGGCCGGGCACCTGATCGGGCCGTTCGAGGTGGAGAGCGCGCTCATGGAGCACCCCGCGGTCGCCGAGGCCGGCGTGATCGGCGTCCCCGACCCGATGGCCGGCGAGGTGGTCAAGGCGTTCGTGGCGCTGCGGCCGCCGTACGAGCCGACCGACGAGCTGCGGCTGGAGCTCATCGGCTTCGCCCGCAAGCGGCTCGGCGCCGCGGTGGCGCCGCGCGAGATCAGCTTCTCCCAGGACCTGCCCAAGACCCGCAGCGGAAAGATCATGCGCCGGCTGCTCAAGGCCCGTGAGCTCGGCCTGCCGGAAGGCGACCTGTCGACCCTCGAGGGAGGCCCCCGATGA
- the pdhA gene encoding pyruvate dehydrogenase (acetyl-transferring) E1 component subunit alpha gives MTTMTAVDRETGLALYRAMLRVRRFEERCVQLYSAARIRGFLHLYIGEEAVAVGVLPHLRDDDAVVATYREHGQALVRGVPMDSIMAEMFGKVEGCSRGRGGSMHLFDADHRFYGGNGIVGGGLPLAVGLALADRMQGRDRVTVCFFGEGAMAEGEFHESLNLAALWKLPVLFLCENNLYAMGTALERSESETNLPLKAASYEVPAWTVDGMDVLAVNEAAARAVELVRDGGGPVFLEARTYRFRAHSMYDPDRYREKAEIEQWRQRDPILLLGERLTADGLLTDADIEAAEQDITTEIDAAVAFAEAGTDEPVDQLLRFVHTEREQS, from the coding sequence ATGACCACGATGACGGCGGTGGACCGGGAGACCGGCCTGGCCCTGTACCGGGCGATGCTGCGGGTGCGCCGTTTCGAGGAGCGGTGCGTGCAGCTGTACAGCGCGGCCCGCATCCGCGGGTTCTTGCACCTGTACATCGGCGAGGAGGCGGTCGCCGTCGGGGTGCTGCCGCACCTGCGGGACGACGACGCCGTCGTGGCCACCTACCGGGAGCACGGGCAGGCGCTGGTCCGCGGCGTCCCGATGGACTCGATCATGGCCGAGATGTTCGGCAAGGTCGAAGGCTGCAGCCGGGGCCGGGGTGGCTCCATGCACCTGTTCGACGCCGACCACCGGTTCTACGGCGGCAACGGGATCGTCGGCGGCGGGCTGCCGCTGGCCGTGGGGCTGGCCCTGGCCGACCGGATGCAGGGCCGCGACCGGGTCACCGTGTGCTTCTTCGGCGAGGGCGCCATGGCCGAGGGCGAGTTCCACGAGTCGCTGAACCTGGCCGCGCTGTGGAAGCTGCCGGTGCTGTTCCTGTGCGAGAACAACCTGTACGCCATGGGCACCGCGCTGGAGCGGTCGGAGTCGGAGACCAACCTGCCGCTCAAGGCCGCTTCCTACGAGGTGCCGGCCTGGACGGTGGACGGCATGGACGTGCTGGCCGTGAACGAGGCGGCCGCGCGGGCCGTCGAGCTGGTGCGCGACGGCGGCGGACCGGTGTTCCTCGAGGCCCGCACCTACCGGTTCCGGGCGCACTCCATGTACGACCCGGACCGCTACCGGGAGAAGGCCGAGATCGAACAGTGGCGGCAGCGCGACCCGATCCTGCTGCTCGGCGAGCGGCTGACCGCCGACGGGCTGCTCACCGACGCCGACATCGAGGCGGCCGAGCAGGACATCACCACGGAGATCGACGCCGCCGTCGCGTTCGCAGAGGCGGGGACCGACGAGCCGGTGGACCAGCTGCTCCGGTTCGTGCACACCGAGCGGGAGCAGTCATGA
- a CDS encoding alpha-ketoacid dehydrogenase subunit beta, with protein MKTTYREALRAAIRDAMTRDERVFLMGEDVGPYGGGFGVSLGLYEEFGPERIRDTPLSESAFVGAGIGAALGGMRPIVEIMTVNFSMLALDQIVNTAASLLHMSGGQFNVPLVIRMTTGAGRQLAAQHSHSLENWYAHVPGLRVLAPATLEDARGMLWPALLDPDPVVIFEHGSLYNEGGELAADAGDVDIERAAVRRAGDDVTVVTYSGSLPKALEAADQLAADGVAAEVIDLRVLRPLDDAALLASVRRTHRMVVVDEGWRSGSLAGEIAARVTEEAFYDLEVPVARVCSAEVPIPYARHLELAAIPSVERIVAAVREVVHGHG; from the coding sequence GTGAAGACCACCTACCGGGAGGCGCTGCGGGCCGCGATCCGGGACGCGATGACCCGCGACGAGCGGGTGTTCCTCATGGGCGAGGACGTCGGCCCCTACGGCGGCGGCTTCGGGGTGAGCCTGGGGCTGTACGAGGAGTTCGGCCCCGAGCGGATCCGGGACACCCCGCTGTCGGAGTCCGCGTTCGTCGGCGCCGGCATCGGTGCGGCGCTGGGCGGGATGCGGCCGATCGTGGAGATCATGACGGTCAACTTCTCGATGCTGGCGCTGGACCAGATCGTCAACACGGCCGCTTCGCTGCTGCACATGAGCGGCGGGCAGTTCAACGTGCCGCTGGTGATCCGGATGACCACCGGCGCCGGGCGGCAGCTGGCCGCGCAGCACTCGCATTCGCTGGAGAACTGGTACGCGCACGTGCCCGGGCTGCGGGTGCTCGCCCCGGCCACGCTGGAGGACGCGCGCGGCATGCTCTGGCCGGCGCTGCTCGACCCCGACCCGGTCGTCATCTTCGAGCACGGCTCGCTGTACAACGAGGGCGGTGAGCTGGCCGCCGACGCGGGGGACGTCGACATCGAACGGGCCGCCGTCCGCCGGGCCGGGGACGACGTCACGGTGGTCACCTACAGCGGGTCGCTGCCCAAGGCACTCGAGGCCGCCGACCAGCTCGCGGCCGACGGCGTCGCTGCGGAGGTCATCGACCTGCGGGTGCTGCGCCCGCTGGACGACGCGGCGCTGCTGGCCTCGGTCCGCCGCACCCACCGGATGGTCGTGGTGGACGAGGGCTGGCGGTCCGGCTCGCTGGCCGGCGAGATCGCCGCGCGGGTGACCGAGGAGGCGTTCTACGACCTCGAGGTGCCGGTCGCCCGGGTGTGCAGCGCCGAGGTGCCGATCCCGTACGCCCGGCACCTGGAGCTGGCCGCGATCCCGTCGGTCGAGCGGATCGTGGCCGCGGTCCGCGAGGTGGTGCACGGCCATGGCTGA